Below is a genomic region from Halobacterium sp. CBA1132.
ACGCCCCAGCGCTTGACGGGGCCTTGGGTACCCTTGCCCTTCGTGACGCCGGCGACGTCGGTGAACTCGCCGGCACGGAAGACGTCGCCGAACTCGTGTTCGCCGCCGTCGTCGAGGAGGTCCGCTGCGAAGTCGACGCGCTCCTGGAGGGAGCCGCCGCCGACGCGCGTCTCCATGATGTCGGGCTGTTTCTTCGGAACGCTCGAGAGTTCGCCGGGAACCGTGTGGGTGACCACACGGACGTCGGCGATGTCTTCGGATTCGAGCGCTTCGGTCAATTCGTCTGTCTCTCCGCCCGTTTCCGGGACGGAGAGCGCGCGGTCGAGAGACTCGTGGGTGTCGTCGGCCCAGACTTCCGTGAGCGGCTTCTTGCCGTACGGCGTGTCTTCGTAGAGGCGGACGGCCGCCGCCCGCATGGGCGGCGTTTCGACGACGGTGACGGGCACGGTCGTCTCCATGCCCTCCGTCGGCGCGTTCGCCTTGTCGTCGACGAGGACGACGTGGGTCATGCCGGCTTTGTAGCCAGCGAAGCCCTGAAGGCCAACTTGGCCGTCGTTGTCGGGCCACGAGTTGAAGCGCGGTACTTCACTCTCCGCGCGCTTGCGGGGACTGAACCCCATCGAGCCTTTGCGTGGTCGGTTTGGCTGTGGCATCGTATCACTCCGTGAGCGTCAGGCAGCCGAGGGAGGCGAACATTGCTTCTTCAGTTCGCACGACCCCGCTGCCCTGATCGGGGATGGTGTTGAGCCAGGCGTCGAATCGCGCGGGTGCGTCGGTAGATGGGTCGGCGACCGCCTCGCTGACCTCGTCTCCGGTGAGCCCGAGCATGGGCGGAAGCCCGCGTTCGGGCGCACCGAAGGCGACGGTCAGTCCGTCCCGGGCGGCGCGTTCGACGTACCCCCCGAGGGACGCCGCGGAAAGCGGCGTCCCGTGGCGAGAGGTGGCGATTCGAACGCCCGCATCGGGTCGGTCGAGAGCGTCACCGAGGCCCGTGCGTTCGACCGAGAACCCCGGGAGGGGTTCGTCGACCAGTTTCGCACGGACCGGTCGTCGCGAAGAGACCCTGATGGTCACGCGCTCCCCCTCCGTGAGCCTCATACCGGGAGGCGTTTGGAGCGAGATTGGGTGTTGCATTCCGCAATTGACCCGAACGCGCCCTTCAGATCCGACCTGGGTCACGATTCCCTGTCGTAACGACCCAGACCCGCTCGAGTCTGAGCCGGTCCATGACGAGAGACGGAGCGGCGGCAGGACACCGGCGTACTCCAGTTCGTCGCGCGTGTCGAAGGCCTCCTTTCGGAGGTATGGTGGCGTCGCGGCGTACCGCAACACCGTTTCGACGAACCCGCCGCCCCACTTCCGCTCGCCGTCTTCGTCGGGGAAGACGACGAGTCGGTCCATCCGGAACACCGCCGCCGCGCGGGCGACGTAACCGAGCTTGCGAGTTGCCTCGCGTTTGTCCTCGGCTTCCCGGACGAGGGACGACGGCACGAGTGCGCTGCGTGTCATGCCGTGTCGCGTCCGTGTCTCGTCACGAGACTGTAGCGTAGATACCGACGCCTCCGGTAAAAGGGTGGCGTTTCCCATTCCACCCTGTGAGTGCGTTTCACGCCCGTCTACGGCCGAATACGTGTGCGAAGCGTTCGCACTCACTACGGGCCGCGATCTCGTTCTTCTTTGCGCGCACGCGACCCTGGAACCCGATGCGGGCAGTAGTCTGTCGGTCCCTCTCACGGCGGGTCGCAAAGAACGGATTTATATGTCACCCCGTCGTTCGTTCGAATGCGAACGAAGGCACGCGCGCTGGTAGTGTAGTGGTATCACGTGACCTTGCCATGGTCACAACCTGGGTTCAAATCCCAGCCAGCGCACTTCTCCTCTAACGCTCGCCGCTGAGCGATACGTGTGTCGCTCAGCGTGGGATGTGCGGCGTGAAGCGTATGGGATTTGAGCCTGCGAGTCGCAGCCCGCGCAGCCGAGCGTTGCGGGCGAGCAGGAACGTCTCGCATTGTTCAAATCCCAGCCAGCGCACTTCTCCCGTTCACCACGACCGACAGCCCTGGTGCTGTCGGTCGGCCGGTATTCTCGTCGCTGCTGACTTGACGAGTGCGGCACTTGACGCCGCACTCGCCTACAGGCGGTCACGGAGCGTAGAGACGACAGCGACGCCGACGGCGAGGACGGCGATACCGAACGCGACGGGGTTGGTGGTGCCGTCACCGAATCGCCAGCCGAGGGCGACGTAGCCGACGACGCCGACGAGGCACGCCAGCACCGCCACGAGCGTGACGACGCGATTGCGTTCCATACCCGAGTGTTCGACAGGTTGTCACTTGAATGGTGGTGACGACTCTCGTGCCACGAACCTATCAATTTCAGTACTTCAAATTCGTTCACCAGTTCAGGTTCGTCGGCAGGCTCGAAGTCCTCGGTTGCGGGGTTGTACGGTGATTCGAGTACCCACTGTGGGGTTGGTAATCACAGACGCGGAGGATATATGTCTGATTAGAATAACAGTCGGATGTCCCCATGAGCCGCCTGTCGAAGGACGCGGTCATCCGGCGGTACTACCTCTACCGGGCGACCGCGCGACCGAACTTCCACTACCCCGTCTACACGCTGTTCCTCCTGTTCAACGGGCTGTCGCTCCCGCAGATCGGGCTCATCGCGACCATTCAGTCCGTCGTGGTCGTCGCCGGCGAGATTCCGACCGGCTACGTCGGCGACCGCATCGGCCGGCGGAACAGCCTCGCCGTCGGCGGACTCCTGATGCTCGTCTCGAACGCCAGCTACCTCGTCGCCACCGACTTCGTCGGCTTCACCGCCACGTTCGTGCTGTTGTCCTTCGGCGGGACGTTCCTCTCCGGGAGCGGGAGCGCGTGGCTCTACGACACCCTCAAGGAACACGACATCGAGGACGACTTCACGAACGTCTCCGCGCGCTCGCGCGCGCTCTCCCGCTGGGTGCAGGTCGTCACCATCCCCATCGGCGGCGTCCTCTACTCCATCAACCACTTCTATCCGTTCTACGCGGGCGTCGCCGCCGCGGCGTTGAGTCTGGTGTTGGTGTTGCGACTGCCGAAGAACCGGATGTACGACGACAGCGTGTCCGCCGACGACCTCGCGGACGACGAAGACGACGACCGACTCACCATCGTGGACGCGCTCCCCATCATCCGCGACCAGTTGCGCGCGCCCGACCTCCGGTGGTTCGTCGTCTACCTCGCGCTCATCGCGGGCGCCATCTTCACGATGGACATGTGGATTCAGCCCATCGCCCAAGAGTCCCTGCGCGCGTCGTTCGGCCCGACGCTGGAGGCGTGGGGGCTCACTG
It encodes:
- a CDS encoding 50S ribosomal protein L3 translates to MPQPNRPRKGSMGFSPRKRAESEVPRFNSWPDNDGQVGLQGFAGYKAGMTHVVLVDDKANAPTEGMETTVPVTVVETPPMRAAAVRLYEDTPYGKKPLTEVWADDTHESLDRALSVPETGGETDELTEALESEDIADVRVVTHTVPGELSSVPKKQPDIMETRVGGGSLQERVDFAADLLDDGGEHEFGDVFRAGEFTDVAGVTKGKGTQGPVKRWGVQKRKGKHARQGWRRRIGNLGPWNPSRVRSTVPQLGQTGYHQRTELNKRVIDFGDGDDEAVSAAGGFPNYGEVDGNYTLVKGSVPGPEQRLVRFRPAVRPSESPRLDPEVRYVSTESNQG
- a CDS encoding putative RNA uridine N3 methyltransferase → MTRSALVPSSLVREAEDKREATRKLGYVARAAAVFRMDRLVVFPDEDGERKWGGGFVETVLRYAATPPYLRKEAFDTRDELEYAGVLPPLRLSSWTGSDSSGSGSLRQGIVTQVGSEGRVRVNCGMQHPISLQTPPGMRLTEGERVTIRVSSRRPVRAKLVDEPLPGFSVERTGLGDALDRPDAGVRIATSRHGTPLSAASLGGYVERAARDGLTVAFGAPERGLPPMLGLTGDEVSEAVADPSTDAPARFDAWLNTIPDQGSGVVRTEEAMFASLGCLTLTE
- a CDS encoding MFS transporter, encoding MSRLSKDAVIRRYYLYRATARPNFHYPVYTLFLLFNGLSLPQIGLIATIQSVVVVAGEIPTGYVGDRIGRRNSLAVGGLLMLVSNASYLVATDFVGFTATFVLLSFGGTFLSGSGSAWLYDTLKEHDIEDDFTNVSARSRALSRWVQVVTIPIGGVLYSINHFYPFYAGVAAAALSLVLVLRLPKNRMYDDSVSADDLADDEDDDRLTIVDALPIIRDQLRAPDLRWFVVYLALIAGAIFTMDMWIQPIAQESLRASFGPTLEAWGLTEGVILGLLYAAFTLIGAVASDYAGDIEELVGVRTAMMVIPAAIAVSYVLAGVWAVLAFPMFFVMKGGSAVTGPIQNRYINDQVQSVGRATLLSSVNMLRQVAGIPFRVGSGILAGMFTSIRAVAILGGIFLVVSFVLWTVVPPVSAEYEPPDAAGAGGAGAADAAED